GCTGAAATAGACCCAGCGTGTGGCCACCATCCCAGAGAATATCCAGGATGCGGCTGAGCGTGCTCGTGTCAGTGCCGGCGAAAAGAGGAGTAGCATCTACTGGGGTGGTTGTAGTCTGCAGGTCCAGGTTGATCGTTAGGGAGCCCCGCTTGGCGGCCCGAAAGTGCAGGTGCACCGGTGGGTTGTCGTGGCTGAGCCGGTGGTTGATCTGCTCGACCAGGTTGCTCAGAGCAAGTAAGACTGGGGCTAGGTCACGGGTGTCCATTAGGCCTTCGCGTAGGCTAGGGCCGTCGTAGATTATTTGAAAGCCAACGCGGGTGTATTGACCTGATTGCTGCATACATCAATTTATTTTTCAGAGAAATTTGGAACGTGGAACGTTACACGTTACATTTGCAAAAGCATCGTACATTAGGAGCCTAAAGCAATATCCTATGAGACCGTTATTCTTAACTCAACATTACTATGATTCAATCAGTAAAGGGCAAAGCCCTAAAATTGTACTATTATAAGAACGATACATCGAAATTGACAGCGGATCACATCCCTAGAATCAATTCAATACTGTCGCAGTTGAATGCGGCAACGATGTCTGAGCAAATGAATATGCCAGACAGTGATTATCACCGATTGAAAGGCAAGCTGAAGAACTTTTATTCCGTCAAAGTCAAAGCTAACTGGAAGATCATCTTTCGTTTCAAAGATGGCAACGCCTTTGATGTGAAGTACATTGACTACCATTGATCAACACCAATTTTAACCAAAAGGAGTTCATGTTTATGTTCACTCCTTCTCATCCTGGTGATCTCCTCCGCGAAACCCTCGCTGGACTATACAAGGAGACAGGACAGAGACACACCATAGAAGAAATTGCCGATGGACTTGGCACTACGCGCAAGACACTGTCAGCTATCATCAACAAGCGGCAGGGCATCACCCCTGAAATGGCACTGCGATTAGCAGCTGCTTTCCGCAATACTACAGCCGAGTACTGGCTCGATTTACAGAAGCTGTATGACCTTTGCCAAGCACGTAGAACAGTCTCTGTTGAGAATGTGCGCGTGTTATGGGACCCTACAGAGCGTAAATCGAACAAAGGCCAAAAGATATAGTATCGGCTGATCACTGTAAATAGAAAGCCCCGGCCAATTGGCCGGGGCTTTCTATTTACAGTGATCAGCCGATACCAAAGAAGCTACTGAAGCCGTTGTCTTACTCCATTACCTACCGATACTACTAACATCTTTTCCTATGGCTTCTACAGAAGATCAACACGCTACCCATCCTACTCAAGTGCCACACAACACTCTACAACTGTTAGTATCAGAGGTTCGAGACGTCAAAATCAATGCTTACTATGGCGAGCCTCGCTTCGATGCGGCTATCCAACCTGTAATGTGTGACTTCGACATTGTGCGGGGCGACAATCCTGCACGGTTTTATGTCCGCCTGACGGTGGCCATGCCTAACAGCCGCAAATCGAATACGTGTCTCTCCTTCTCTATCAGTTTGGTCACTGAGTTTGAGTGTCGGACAGGCTCAACACCGTTCAACATCCCGGATGTTGAAGAGCAAAAATGGCATTTTTTCTCCAGTGGGCTAGGTGTTGCCTATGGTGTAGCAAGAGGCTACTTAGTGAATTACCTGGCCCCCACCTATTATAGAAATTACATCCTGCCGATCATAGATTTGCAAGTGCTCTTCGATCAGAAGTACGCTCCCAAACAGATGCCAGAGGTTCCTACCGCTAACACCCCTGAAGTACCTAAGCGCATTGGGCGTAAGCGCTGATGATCCCAAGTACACTGCACGCTGCCGTTTTTAGCTCATCTCACCAGCTTCTACAGCTTCTCTGCTGCCTGCTTCACGCGCATCTCTTTATCACGCCGTTGCTTATCGCTCATCGGCATACTGGAGAACAGAACAGTAAAATCTGGCTCGTACGCATGAACCGATAGTAAGATGGTCATCGTGTTTCCTGACCACAAATAATCACGATCTTCCTCCAAATCACTCTCATCATCACTCTCATCATCACTCTGGGGACTATAAGGAATGCCGTACGCTTCCATCAGCACCTTCACCACTTCCTGGGCATTGGTTGAACCAGTTGCTGTTATGTAGATATTGGCGAGTTGTCCTTTATAAAAGCAATACTGGATCGCCTTCAACCTCGCATTACCTAATATTTTGTTCTCTGCTATTTTCTCATAGATGGAAATGCCGTCTCTCGATCCTACAAGTTTTAGGCCCTTGACCTGAGCAACAGGAGTCTCAAAACGTAACCCACGAAAGCCATACCGCTTGTCCATTTCGGCTGAAAAGCCAGCTAAAGCAGGAGCATCTGCAACAGTATCGACAGTGGCTGTAATGAAGCGCGCAGTATCAGTCAAGAACTTAGGCTTCTCCGAGGTGAGCCAGTCCTGGGCCTGAGTAGTGGTGGAGAGAAATAAGACCAATCCAAAAGGGTATAGGTATTTCATAAGCTGTAATTACGTCAGATCATCCGTTGGTTTGATGACTTCATCAGCGAGCCCACCGGGCTTTCTTTTGGATGGACGGGCTTTCTTGCTAGGTTGTTCAGATGGAGTATCCCGTCTCTTCACTTCCGCAATTAGCGCATCTGGATTTATTGCTGGCAAGATGAAAGCAGGCCAAAGGGAACCTTGAAAGCGGGTCAGCAGATGTCCACGAGTCAGCCCAATTGCCAAGCTTACACAAGTGCTGAACGGTTCCATCTCTATATCGAGGAAGCTGGGCATGCTTACTTGCTTGGCTTCCAAGTCCAGCAGCATGAACTCCGTGGTTGTCGAGATATGAAAGAACTCCTTCATCTGGCCGTCAGTAACGAGGTGATAGCCTATGATAAGGAATGCCACTGATGCCGTGTCTTTCGATCTTTCGTGAGGCAGGATCGTTATATCTGCCTTGAACCGCATTTGACTAATCTTGGGCATCGGCCCATCTAGATCCTGGCTAAAACCAATCACATGGCAAACGATGGGTTGCAGGGCACTTACGGGAATGGATACCGAAACGGGCTTAGCTATTAAGCTCATGAATTTATTCTAGTAACATGTATAAACAGATTCTCGCGGCTGTACTAACCGTCGAGTCCTCGTTTTTAGTGCATCTGCCAGTAATACTGCATTAATACCTTCTACTGCCGACTAGCCACCAATGCGCTCACGGTTAGCTTCAGCTTAGCAGAAGTGCGCAGGTTGTCATTCTGTGCTGCGAAGTATAGCCGCTTGGTACCAGCAGGAACCAGTAGCTCCCGCGTTTCCTGGGCCCGGTTCACGGCCTGCTGATAACACTGTGCGGGAGCTGGCATAGTACCCTTTGTTGCGTACGTGAGGAACGGTTGGGTCAACTCCTCATCATCGACGATAAAGAACCGGCACTTGGTTGCGACGGAAGCAGCCGGTTGGCGCTCGGTACTGAGTGCCTTTGCCCCAGCTGACAACATCAACGCGGGGCCCAGCCCGGTGGGGGCACTAGCCAGGGCGGCCGTCAGAGTGATGGCCGTTGTCCAGTTCACGGGCGGCTGGTCTTCGTCCCGGATATCGAACTTATACACTACGCCGACTGTGCCCTCCGGCAGGTCAATCGGAATGACTTGCCGTGAGCTGCCATTGTTGTAGTAGGAATGCAGCTTCACACCGTCTGTACTCAGCACTTCCTGCCAAGTATACGTCAGCTTGATTTCCTTACCGTCCTCTTTCCATTCTCGGTAGTCGCTGCCCTTCTGCCCCTGGGCAAACGTGCCCTTGAAATGCAGCTGGCCGTTTTCATACCACCCGGTGCACAGACCCGTGGCCACATCCGGGCTCTCACTGGCCACCTTGCCTTCGAACTGCTTCTTCCACGAAGGGTAGAAGTAGTCTCGGACAGTACCAACCGTCTTGCCTTCTGGATTACGTCGGGCGATGCGTGCATACACCCGGTCCTGTGGCTCCATCGTTTGCTCCCAGTCGTGATCGAAATAAATGGTGTCCTGCCGAGTGGTGACAGCGGTAGCGGTCTTGGTTTGAGCGCAAGCCTCGT
This region of Hymenobacter swuensis DY53 genomic DNA includes:
- a CDS encoding type II toxin-antitoxin system RelE/ParE family toxin, which codes for MIQSVKGKALKLYYYKNDTSKLTADHIPRINSILSQLNAATMSEQMNMPDSDYHRLKGKLKNFYSVKVKANWKIIFRFKDGNAFDVKYIDYH
- a CDS encoding toxin-antitoxin system YwqK family antitoxin, whose protein sequence is MVKLYSLLLFGSILSLHEACAQTKTATAVTTRQDTIYFDHDWEQTMEPQDRVYARIARRNPEGKTVGTVRDYFYPSWKKQFEGKVASESPDVATGLCTGWYENGQLHFKGTFAQGQKGSDYREWKEDGKEIKLTYTWQEVLSTDGVKLHSYYNNGSSRQVIPIDLPEGTVGVVYKFDIRDEDQPPVNWTTAITLTAALASAPTGLGPALMLSAGAKALSTERQPAASVATKCRFFIVDDEELTQPFLTYATKGTMPAPAQCYQQAVNRAQETRELLVPAGTKRLYFAAQNDNLRTSAKLKLTVSALVASRQ
- a CDS encoding HigA family addiction module antitoxin — encoded protein: MINTNFNQKEFMFMFTPSHPGDLLRETLAGLYKETGQRHTIEEIADGLGTTRKTLSAIINKRQGITPEMALRLAAAFRNTTAEYWLDLQKLYDLCQARRTVSVENVRVLWDPTERKSNKGQKI
- a CDS encoding integrase core domain-containing protein: MQQSGQYTRVGFQIIYDGPSLREGLMDTRDLAPVLLALSNLVEQINHRLSHDNPPVHLHFRAAKRGSLTINLDLQTTTTPVDATPLFAGTDTSTLSRILDILWDGGHTLGLFQLLKFLGGQAPQETERTSMSSVQVTNAFGSTVRTSPLVLQLATDARVKTELLDGGSFPGLAEARLELAHYVAYYNGERRRSALAYRSPDYFQTHLQPTSEKCPA